Genomic DNA from Shewanella woodyi ATCC 51908:
AGCGGCTTTATGTCAGTACTCATACGCACAAACTCAGGCGCACTAGCGTTACTGGATTTGTAGCTAGAATTGGCGATCCAATCATCCTGGCGTTCAATATTGGCAAAACCATCATCTTTATATCGTATCAACTCCCATTGTGGTGTGCCGGTCCAATGGCGTGTCGCCATGTAATCTGTCGCAATGGGGGCAACGCCAGCACTATTTTGAGCCCGCATCACGGTAATATTGACGTCAGCACCGAGTTTGTTTTGCAAACCTTGCAGTGGTGAAATTTCATATAATGGCTTAACTTCAGACGATCCCCCGCCTTGACTATGTAAAACCTCTGCATTAGGGCCAAGTACTAATACATTTTTAAGCTTGCTTGCCTCCAATGGCAGCACCTTCTGTTCATTTTTTAGCAGCACAATCCCTTCACTAATGATTTTTCTGGCGGCCTGATGATGTTCAGTCGTATTACGTTGACCTGACAAACGATGTTTATCCATCATGCCTATTGATAACTGCACCCGTAAAATACGCCTGACTTTGTCGTCGAGCACGGCCATAGGAACCTTGCCAGACTCTATCATCAGCTTTAATGGTTGCGCTAAAAAGTAGTCATCAAAGCTATCAACCGCCGTACCCATTTCGATATCAAGGCCGTTCATCGCTGCATCATAGGTATTGATATCGACATTCCAATCTGTCAATAGCACCCCTTTATAGCCCCACTCACCTTTGAGAATATCCATCACCAAATGCTTGCTTTGGTTAGCATTCGTGCCGTAATAGCGGTTATATGCGCCCATGATGGTATGGGTGTTGCCTTGTTTCACCGCAGCTTCAAATGCGGGCAAATATACTTCTCTTAATGTGCGCTCATCAGGTTTCGCATCTACACCAATACGATTCAGCTCTTGAGTATTTAGCGCATAGTGTTTCACCGATGCCGCAACGTCATTTGATTGGATAGCTTTAACTGCGGGAACCACTAACTTAGCAGCCAAAAACGGGTCTTCGCCTAAATATTCAAAATTACGCCCATAAAGTGGCAATCTCGCCAGGTTAACACCGGGGCCTAAAATGACATCTTTGTTACGTTGTCGCGCTTCGCTTCCCAGTACATTGCCATGCAGCGCTGCCATTTCTCGGTTCCAGCTGGCCGCCACTGCTGTCAATGGCGGCAGATAAGTCGACTGATCGTCTTGCCAATTGGCCGAGTTCCAGCTGTAGCGCTCGATTTCATGGCGAACCCCATGAGGGCCATCAGACATCCACATTTCATGGATACCTAATCGTTCAATGGCAGCGATAGAAAATTTAGCATTAGCGTGAGTTAAAGAGATCTTTTCATCGAGTGTCATTTGAGCCAATAGGCTTTCGACATTCTGCTCGACATTGGCTAAACGTTGCTGTTTATGAGCCGACAATGGCGTGGCGGGGGTTAAAGCTAAGTTTAACGCTTGTTGTTGCTGATGACAGCCTACAGCTGTCATCAGCAACATAGATATACATACAAATAGCCGTTTGCGCTTCATCAAGTCTGATCCCCTTTTATCACAATGATTACGACACATCAGGCTTCACTCGCGATGTTTTAGCCCAATAACTGCCGTCTTGTTCGTTATGCTTTTCACCACAGTAGCAAGGCTAGGTGAAAAAAGGGTTCAAACTTAAGATTATCACCTGAATTTGAACGTTCAAATTCAGGTATGCAGACAGTTGAACTTCTACATATTTAATTTTCAATAACTTACAGTGCATCCTACTGTACTACGCTTTATCTCCATAGTGCTGACGCTCAACCAATAGACAAAAAAATACCAGCTTTCGCTGGTATTTTTATTCACTACACATCTTGTCCCATCATCATCTGACGAATCTTAACGAGTTGCTGAAACTCACTCATCTCTTTGCTCGACAGCTTACTTGCCATCGGAATATTGGCCTTCATCGGGTTAACTGGTCGGCCATTAACGTGGAACTCATAGTGAAGATGAGGCCCAGTTACTCGGCCAGTGTTCCCCGATAACGCAATCACCTGTCCCCGTGAGACTCTCTGTCCTTTGTGCACTAACGCCTTTGACAGGTGCAGATAGCGGGTACGGTATTTATTGCCATGCTCTATCACCACATAGGTGCCTGCAAATCTGTGTTTGGTGACCAAGGAGACAATACCATCACCTGGGGCGACAATTTTAGTCCCTATGGGCGTCGCGAAATCGGTGCCATTATGATGGGTAACACGCCCAGTGACTGGGTGGTGACGATTGCGATTAAAGTTAGAGCTGATACGGTAGTTTTTCTGTAACGGAATTCGCTGAAAAGCACGGGATAGACTGCGTCCCTGATCGTCATAAAAATTACCATCACTGTTTTGATATGCATTAATATCGCTACGACCACGATGAATGGTGATCCCCAAAATATCACTGGAGCCAGTGGCATTGCCATCGATAAACTGATCGTTCATCAATACGGAGAATGTATCACCCGCCCTAAGATCTCTGGCGAAGTTTAACTTCTCTTTAAGCAGAGATTCGATACGCTGGATCTCAGCCGCATTCAAACCAGCTCTTTTCGCTGAGAGGTAAAAAGATCCCTGAATATCTCCGGAAACCGTGCGGTTTTGCCAGATCCCATCAATATTAATCTCATCAACCTTATAATCACCGTCATCGAAACGACTAAATACCACCTGACGAGCCGCAGAGAAATAGAGCTCTAACTTTTGCAGCTCACCTTTATCATCCAACCAGAAGCTGATCTTATTCCCGGGTTTCAGTGTATCGAGCGCCAGTACATCCAGATCCGCTTCAAGCACATGGTACATGCTCTGCTGATCTACCCCAGCATCC
This window encodes:
- a CDS encoding peptidoglycan DD-metalloendopeptidase family protein — translated: MPQLNVLAASFSQKSNFNKRLLLGAGLLIGAAILWPSHQESLPQRVPVELDIDAILAQLTPSTPVEVQSSQPDYVKSIVSGDTLSGLFVDAGVDQQSMYHVLEADLDVLALDTLKPGNKISFWLDDKGELQKLELYFSAARQVVFSRFDDGDYKVDEINIDGIWQNRTVSGDIQGSFYLSAKRAGLNAAEIQRIESLLKEKLNFARDLRAGDTFSVLMNDQFIDGNATGSSDILGITIHRGRSDINAYQNSDGNFYDDQGRSLSRAFQRIPLQKNYRISSNFNRNRHHPVTGRVTHHNGTDFATPIGTKIVAPGDGIVSLVTKHRFAGTYVVIEHGNKYRTRYLHLSKALVHKGQRVSRGQVIALSGNTGRVTGPHLHYEFHVNGRPVNPMKANIPMASKLSSKEMSEFQQLVKIRQMMMGQDV
- a CDS encoding glycoside hydrolase family 3 C-terminal domain-containing protein produces the protein MKRKRLFVCISMLLMTAVGCHQQQQALNLALTPATPLSAHKQQRLANVEQNVESLLAQMTLDEKISLTHANAKFSIAAIERLGIHEMWMSDGPHGVRHEIERYSWNSANWQDDQSTYLPPLTAVAASWNREMAALHGNVLGSEARQRNKDVILGPGVNLARLPLYGRNFEYLGEDPFLAAKLVVPAVKAIQSNDVAASVKHYALNTQELNRIGVDAKPDERTLREVYLPAFEAAVKQGNTHTIMGAYNRYYGTNANQSKHLVMDILKGEWGYKGVLLTDWNVDINTYDAAMNGLDIEMGTAVDSFDDYFLAQPLKLMIESGKVPMAVLDDKVRRILRVQLSIGMMDKHRLSGQRNTTEHHQAARKIISEGIVLLKNEQKVLPLEASKLKNVLVLGPNAEVLHSQGGGSSEVKPLYEISPLQGLQNKLGADVNITVMRAQNSAGVAPIATDYMATRHWTGTPQWELIRYKDDGFANIERQDDWIANSSYKSSNASAPEFVRMSTDIKPLESGEHILKLALKGQASLRINGKQVMSEQVGKEQVFEQAIELDNNQTYQFELQYAGMGHVTLGWDAPGALFTPEAEYLAAAKDADAVIYFGGLSHADDREAIDRIDMKLPNGQDAVISKLLQANPNTVVFLNGGSAVEMPWVDEAQAIVWGWYGGMEAGNAYADVLFGDVNPSGKMPITLPRTLQDTAPIKLDDYNAVESLYKEGVFIGYRWFEQQKITPLFPFGHGLSYTQFQYSDIKLSANRLKGDESLIVTAKITNTGDSAGSEVVQLYLQDIESSVPRPAKELKGFSKIHLQPGETGMVTMTLNQRDLSFWDVNSADWLAEPGEFKVMIGASVADIRLDKQFNYRN